Proteins encoded in a region of the Anopheles ziemanni chromosome 2, idAnoZiCoDA_A2_x.2, whole genome shotgun sequence genome:
- the LOC131293596 gene encoding ejaculatory bulb-specific protein 3-like — protein MTAVSVTSAQSVEDRMGLPLAERHLLSLALVVMAVMVLGSMADNYVTKYDNINLEEIFNSSRLMNNYMNCLKNLGPCTPDGKELKKNLPDALMSDCVKCSEKQRIGSDKVIKFIIANRPDDFATLEQLYDPTGEYRRKYLAPDGTLKPREDEEEDVPPVKVANDGDIEIDTAAHATEHNTAPSQDHDHGEGHTDESKN, from the exons ATGACGGCAGTATCAGTGACCAGTGCTCAAAGTGTAGAGGATAGAATGGGCTTACCCTTAGCTGAGCGCCATTTGTTGTCCCTAGCGCTCGTCGTCATGGCGGTGATGGTGTTGGGCTCAATGGCGGACAACTACGTCACAAAGTACGATAATATAAACCTAGAGGAAATCTTCAACAGCTCCCGGTTGATGAACAACTACATGAACTGCCTGAAAAACTTGGGCCCCTGTACACCTGATGGAAAAGAACTGAAAA AAAATCTTCCCGATGCACTGATGAGCGACTGCGTTAAGTGCTCGGAAAAGCAGCGCATCGGCTCGGACAAGGTGATCAAGTTCATAATCGCGAACCGGCCGGACGATTTTGCGACGCTCGAGCAGCTCTACGATCCAACCGGCGAGTACCGGCGGAAGTACCTAGCACCGGACGGGACACTGAAGCCCCGTGAGGATGAGGAAGAAGACGTACCCCCGGTGAAGGTGGCCAACGATGGGGACATTGAGATCGACACTGCGGCCCACGCAACCGAACATAACACAGCCCCGTCTCAAGATCACGACCACGGCGAAGGTCATACCGATGAGAGTAAAAATTGA
- the LOC131286321 gene encoding ejaculatory bulb-specific protein 3-like, which translates to MKFFVVVALAMVAAVAAQDKYTTKYDGVDLDEILKSDRLFNNYYKCLLDQGRCTPDGNELKRILPDALQTDCAKCSEKQKTGTEKVINYLIDNRNDQWQNLQKKYDPENIYVNKYRDEANKKGIKL; encoded by the coding sequence atgaaattcttcgtcgtcgttgccCTGGCCATGGTTGCCGCCGTCGCCGCCCAGGATAAGTACACCACCAAGTACGACGGTGTCGATCTGGACGAGATCCTCAAGTCGGACCGACTGTTCAACAACTACTACAAGTGCCTGCTGGACCAGGGCCGCTGCACCCCGGACGGTAACGAGCTGAAGCGCATCCTTCCCGACGCCCTGCAGACGGACTGCGCCAAGTGCAGCGAGAAGCAGAAGACTGGCACCGAGAAGGTAATCAACTATCTGATCGATAACCGCAACGACCAGTGGCAGAACCTGCAAAAGAAGTACGACCCGGAGAACATCTACGTCAACAAGTACCGCGATGAGGCCAACAAGAAGGGCATCAAGCTGTAA
- the LOC131286284 gene encoding putative neutral sphingomyelinase translates to MAMELSILTLNIWGIPYVSKDREIRVKAIGDVLASGNYDVVSLQEVWSEADYQYLRQRVENVLPFCHYFYSGVVGSGLAILSRYPIVSAFFHAWSVNGYIHRIQHGDWFGGKGVGMAKISVNDQPVHVYVAHLHAEYNRQCDDYMAHRVIQAHDTAQFIESTRGQSVLQILAGDLNTEPGDLAYRVLVSCSKLKDSYDRKMLGSLVGTNECKSNSYTDPSAAKQNPQGKRIDYVMYRIGEHYEGRLLEHRLPLAERVPGQTCSYSDHEAVYAKLILKKSSSSTIQNLIACNSGKTREDDSCNRDTREETQREAVMALRESVAICNESLKQLESHRRSYTLMAIGVVIVLINLLELQAPYGLKIAFLVLKFLLCAVIIFFVVMATIWNVMEKHGILSGKLSMEIALKGYSLEAASGGRSGIIE, encoded by the exons ATGGCAATGGAACTGAGCATTTTAACGCTTAACATTTG GGGCATTCCGTACGTATCGAAGGACCGAGAGATACGAGTGAAGGCCATTGGAGATGTGCTGGCCAGCGGTAACTATGACGTCGTTTCGCTGCAGGAAGTGTGGTCCGAAGCGGATTATCAATATCTGAGGCAGCGTGTGGAAAATGTGCTTCCGTTTTGTCACTATTTTTATAG TGGTGTCGTCGGCTCAGGGTTAGCGATTCTCTCGCGCTATCCGATTGTTTCAGCATTCTTCCATGCTTGGTCCGTGAATGGGTACATCCATCGCATCCAGCACGGCGATTGGTTCGGTGGGAAAGGTGTTGGCATGGCCAAGATCTCCGTTAACGATCAGCCAGTGCATGTGTACGTCGCTCAT CTTCATGCGGAATATAATCGGCAATGCGATGACTACATGGCCCACCGGGTCATTCAAGCGCACGATACTGCTCAGTTCATCGAAAGCACTCGTGGCCAGTCGGTGCTGCAGATACTGGCCGGTGACCTAAACACGGAGCCGGGCGATCTTGCCTACCGCGTGCTGGTGTCCTGCTCGAAactgaaagattcatatgatcGCAAGATGCTGGGAAGCTTGGTGGGTACAAACGAATGTAAATCGAACAGCTATACCGATCCCTCGGCTGCGAAACAGAATCCCCAAGGAAAGCGAATTGATTATGTGATGTACCGCATCGGAGAGCATTATGAAGGCCGGCTGCTAGAGCACCGGTTACCGCTGGCCGAGCGTGTCCCCGGTCAAACTTGTAGCTATTCTGATCACGAGGCTGTGTACGCGAAACTGATACTGAAGAAGAGTTCATCGTCCACCATTCAGAACTTGATAGCGTGTAATAGTGGAAAGACACGAGAGGATGACTCTTGCAATCGAGATACACGGGAGGAAACACAGCGCGAGGCTGTGATGGCGCTGCGAGAGAGTGTGGCCATCTGCAACGAAAGCCTAAAGCAGCTCGAGTCTCATCGACGTAGCTACACTCTGATGGCGATCGGTGTGGTAATCGTGCTAATCAATCTGCTTGAATTGCAAGCTCCGTACGGGCTAAAGATTGCCTTTCTGGTACTGAAGTTTTTGCTCTGCGCCGTGATCATTTTCTTCGTCGTTATGGCAACAATCTGGAACGTGATGGAAAAGCATGGCATACTGTCCGGAAAGTTGTCGATGGAAATCGCCCTCAAAGGGTACAGTCTCGAAGCTGCAAGCGGTGGACGAAGCGGTATCATAGAGTAG